From one Plasmodium knowlesi strain H genome assembly, chromosome: 11 genomic stretch:
- a CDS encoding glutaredoxin-like protein — translation MNFIKEEEKDKFVEGHGLKLLYLKSSKEKEYELHMEVCQAIVEDCPMLEVYVVSPKEENNENGVFEFYQNGQIIKKFANCNVSTVTSFIRKYIQRGGSSMEATQSGECNSTEKSDTVKKIEQLITNNKIILFMKGSKTFPQCKFSNAVVFMLNSCKIKYTTFDILQDQDVRNELKVYSNWPTYPQLYINKELIGGHDIIKSMYDSGDLREVIPEDCFEE, via the coding sequence ATGAACTTCattaaggaagaagaaaaggacaaGTTCGTGGAGGGACACGGATTGAAGCTACTGTACCTCAAGTCGagcaaggaaaaggaatacgAATTACACATGGAGGTTTGCCAAGCCATTGTAGAAGATTGTCCTATGTTAGAAGTGTACGTGGTTAgtccaaaggaagaaaacaacgaAAACGGAGTATTTGAATTTTATCAGAATGGCCAgatcataaaaaaatttgccaaCTGCAATGTCTCAACGGTTACATCCTTCATTAGGAAGTATATTCAAAGAGGAGGCTCCTCCATGGAGGCTACTCAAAGTGGGGAATGCAACTCCACAGAAAAATCAGATAcggtgaaaaaaatagagcaaTTAATAACGAACAACAAAATCATCCTCTTCATGAAGGGAAGTAAAACATTTCCTCAATGCAAATTCAGTAATGCAGTTGTGTTTATGCTAAATAGTTGTAAGATAAAGTACACTACCTTCGATATTCTACAAGACCAAGACGTACGTAATGAATTGAAGGTTTATTCTAATTGGCCCACATACCCGCAGTTGTACATCAACAAGGAATTGATTGGCGGCCACGACATTATTAAGAGCATGTACGACAGTGGCGATCTGCGGGAAGTGATTCCGGAAGACTGCTTCGAGGAATGA